In Piliocolobus tephrosceles isolate RC106 chromosome 5, ASM277652v3, whole genome shotgun sequence, a single genomic region encodes these proteins:
- the LOC111525979 gene encoding histone H2B type 1-O, with amino-acid sequence MPDPAKSAPAPKKGSKKAVTKAQKKDGKKRKRSRKESYSIYVYKVLKQVHPDTGISSKAMGIMNSFVNDIFERIAGEASRLAHYNKRSTITSREIQTAVRLLLPGELAKHAVSEGTKAVTKYTSSK; translated from the coding sequence ATGCCTGACCCGGCTAAGTCCGCTCCAGCCCCCAAAAAGGGCTCTAAGAAAGCCGTAACCAAGGCCCAGAAAAAGGACGGCAAGAAGCGCAAGCGCAGCCGCAAAGAGAGCTACTCTATCTACGTGTACAAGGTGCTAAAACAGGTCCACCCCGACACCGGCATCTCATCGAAGGCCATGGGCATCATGAACTCCTTCGTCAACGACATCTTCGAGCGCATCGCGGGTGAAGCTTCTCGCCTGGCGCATTACAACAAGCGCTCGACCATCACCTCCAGGGAGATCCAGACGGCCGTGCGCCTGCTGCTGCCAGGGGAGCTGGCCAAGCACGCCGTGTCCGAGGGCACAAAGGCCGTCACCAAGTACACCAGCTCCAAGTGA
- the LOC111525927 gene encoding histone H2A type 1 codes for MSGRGKQGGKARAKAKTRSSRAGLQFPVGRVHRLLRKGNYAERVGAGAPVYLAAVLEYLTAEILELAGNAARDNKKTRIIPRHLQLAIRNDEELNKLLGKVTIAQGGVLPNIQAVLLPKKTESHHKAKGK; via the coding sequence ATGTCTGGACGTGGCAAGCAGGGAGGCAAGGCTCGCGCCAAGGCCAAAACTCGCTCCTCTAGAGCCGGGCTCCAGTTTCCCGTGGGGCGAGTGCACCGCCTGCTCCGCAAGGGCAACTATGCTGAGCGGGTCGGGGCCGGCGCTCCGGTTTACCTAGCTGCTGTGCTAGAGTATCTGACAGCCGAGATCCTGGAGCTGGCGGGCAACGCAGCCCGCGACAACAAAAAGACCCGGATCATCCCGCGCCACTTGCAGCTGGCCATCCGCAACGACGAGGAGCTCAACAAGCTGCTTGGTAAAGTTACTATCGCTCAGGGCGGTGTTCTGCCTAACATCCAGGCCGTGTTGCTTCCCAAGAAGACTGAGAGCCACCACAAAGCTAAGGGCAAGTAA
- the LOC113219606 gene encoding histone H3.1-like isoform X2, with product MARTKQTARKSTGGKAPRKQLATKAARKSAPATGGVKKPHRYRPGTVALREIRRYQKSTELLIRKLPFQRLVREIAQDFKTDLRFQSSAVMALQEACEAYLVGLFEDTNLCAIHAKRVTIMPKDIQLARRIRNIFV from the coding sequence ATGGCCCGGACGAAGCAGACAGCTCGGAAGTCCACCGGCGGCAAGGCACCGCGGAAGCAGCTGGCCACCAAGGCAGCGCGCAAAAGCGCTCCAGCGACTGGCGGTGTGAAGAAGCCCCACCGCTAccggccaggcactgtggcctTGCGCGAGATCCGCCGTTATCAGAAGTCGACTGAGCTGCTCATCCGCAAACTGCCATTTCAGCGCCTCGTGCGAGAAATCGCGCAGGATTTCAAAACTGACCTTCGTTTCCAGAGCTCGGCGGTGATGGCGCTGCAAGAGGCGTGCGAGGCCTATCTGGTGGGGCTCTTTGAGGACACCAATCTCTGTGCTATTCACGCCAAGCGCGTCACTATTATGCCTAAGGACATCCAGCTTGCGCGGCGTATCC
- the LOC113219606 gene encoding histone H3.1-like isoform X1, with translation MARTKQTARKSTGGKAPRKQLATKAARKSAPATGGVKKPHRYRPGTVALREIRRYQKSTELLIRKLPFQRLVREIAQDFKTDLRFQSSAVMALQEACEAYLVGLFEDTNLCAIHAKRVTIMPKDIQLARRIRGNIFV, from the coding sequence ATGGCCCGGACGAAGCAGACAGCTCGGAAGTCCACCGGCGGCAAGGCACCGCGGAAGCAGCTGGCCACCAAGGCAGCGCGCAAAAGCGCTCCAGCGACTGGCGGTGTGAAGAAGCCCCACCGCTAccggccaggcactgtggcctTGCGCGAGATCCGCCGTTATCAGAAGTCGACTGAGCTGCTCATCCGCAAACTGCCATTTCAGCGCCTCGTGCGAGAAATCGCGCAGGATTTCAAAACTGACCTTCGTTTCCAGAGCTCGGCGGTGATGGCGCTGCAAGAGGCGTGCGAGGCCTATCTGGTGGGGCTCTTTGAGGACACCAATCTCTGTGCTATTCACGCCAAGCGCGTCACTATTATGCCTAAGGACATCCAGCTTGCGCGGCGTATCCGTG